One stretch of Methylopila sp. 73B DNA includes these proteins:
- a CDS encoding LLM class flavin-dependent oxidoreductase: MKLSLFMMPMHAMNRNYPETLAEDLEAFRLADELGFEEGWIGEHYSSEIEQISSPLIFLAHIAAQTKTMKLGTGVVSLPIYHPAQLSSHVALLDHLTKGRLILGIGTGGLGSDFEIFDLVKADRTAMMLDSLSIMKTIWASDPPYDVQGKFWKVQLKDMLWPDLGVGPLPKTLQKPHPKLAVSVSSPNSGSIRVAAREDLMPISANFVASWVVKTHWETYCDEMAKLGKTPDGANWRVARSIFVAPTDAEAEAYVKTTGGAYDWYYDYMFQVYARMGSAALLAPFADTPPETITHELVRDNFVIYGSPETVAAKILALREEVGPFETLMMTSHDWSDKAVMRRSMELLAKEVMPRVNAALEAAPVELKRAAGA; encoded by the coding sequence TTGAAGCTCTCACTGTTCATGATGCCGATGCACGCGATGAACCGGAACTATCCGGAAACGCTCGCCGAAGACCTCGAGGCCTTCAGGCTTGCCGATGAACTCGGCTTTGAGGAAGGCTGGATCGGCGAGCATTACTCGTCCGAGATCGAGCAGATCTCTTCGCCGCTGATCTTTCTTGCGCACATCGCCGCGCAGACGAAGACCATGAAGCTCGGCACGGGCGTCGTCTCGCTTCCGATCTATCATCCGGCGCAACTGTCGTCCCACGTCGCCCTGCTCGACCACCTGACGAAGGGCCGGCTGATCCTGGGCATCGGGACCGGCGGCCTCGGGTCGGACTTCGAGATCTTCGATCTCGTGAAGGCCGACCGCACCGCGATGATGCTGGACTCGCTCTCCATCATGAAGACGATCTGGGCGTCCGACCCGCCCTATGACGTCCAGGGCAAGTTCTGGAAGGTCCAGCTCAAGGATATGCTCTGGCCGGATCTCGGCGTCGGGCCGCTTCCGAAGACGCTGCAGAAGCCGCACCCGAAGCTCGCAGTCTCCGTCAGCAGTCCGAATTCCGGATCGATCCGGGTGGCGGCTCGGGAAGACCTGATGCCGATCTCGGCGAACTTCGTCGCCTCCTGGGTCGTGAAGACCCACTGGGAGACCTATTGCGACGAGATGGCCAAGCTCGGCAAGACGCCGGACGGCGCGAACTGGCGCGTCGCGCGCAGCATCTTCGTCGCGCCGACCGACGCGGAGGCCGAAGCCTACGTCAAGACGACGGGCGGAGCCTATGACTGGTACTACGATTACATGTTCCAGGTGTACGCCCGCATGGGATCGGCGGCCCTGCTCGCGCCCTTCGCCGACACGCCGCCGGAGACGATCACCCATGAGCTGGTTCGGGACAATTTCGTGATCTACGGAAGCCCGGAGACGGTCGCTGCGAAGATCCTGGCGCTGCGCGAAGAGGTTGGCCCGTTCGAAACGCTGATGATGACGTCGCACGACTGGAGCGACAAAGCCGTGATGCGACGCTCGATGGAGCTCCTCGCCAAGGAGGTGATGCCGCGGGTGAATGCGGCGCTCGAGGCGGCGCCGGTCGAACTGAAGCGCGCCGCGGGGGCCTGA
- a CDS encoding flavin reductase family protein, translating to MIDPSEFKRGMRRLASGVSVITTIDGGVPHGFAATAVTSVAAEPRPTLLICVNRQVSCHDVIGRAGVFCVNLLAEDDMDTAQLFSASERRHRRFVETAWRPLSTGAPALAGALASFDCTIAEAVPVQSHTVFIATVVDIAMRSDEARPLLYAGGRFDALRSALAPA from the coding sequence ATGATCGATCCCTCAGAGTTCAAGCGCGGCATGCGGCGGCTCGCCTCCGGCGTGTCCGTGATCACGACGATAGACGGCGGCGTTCCGCACGGCTTCGCGGCGACGGCCGTGACCTCGGTCGCGGCCGAGCCCCGGCCGACGCTGCTGATCTGCGTGAACCGCCAGGTCTCCTGCCACGACGTGATCGGCCGCGCGGGAGTGTTCTGCGTGAACCTGCTCGCCGAAGACGACATGGACACCGCGCAACTCTTCAGCGCGTCCGAGCGCCGTCACCGGCGCTTCGTCGAGACCGCGTGGCGGCCGTTGTCGACGGGAGCGCCGGCGCTGGCCGGCGCCCTCGCGAGCTTCGACTGCACGATCGCCGAGGCGGTGCCGGTCCAGAGCCACACCGTTTTCATCGCGACCGTCGTCGACATCGCGATGCGCAGCGACGAGGCCCGCCCGCTTCTTTATGCGGGCGGGCGCTTCGACGCGCTGCGCTCAGCCCTGGCGCCGGCATGA